One part of the Lachnospiraceae bacterium JLR.KK002 genome encodes these proteins:
- the rsgA gene encoding ribosome small subunit-dependent GTPase A, protein MQGKIIKGIAGFYYVHVMEAGIFECKAKGIFRKEKIKPLPGDDVEIDIISRQEQTGNIKGILPRKNALIRPAVANVDQALVIFAVDKPRPNFNLLDRFLIMMEQQQLETVICFNKQDLAEEGEIQRLRQMYECCGYRVLFASAARKQGLEPLFQVLEQKTTTVAGPSGVGKSSLINLLQPKAAMETGAISEKIERGRHTTRHSQLIHVREHTYIMDTPGFSSLYLTGTEAQELKGYFREFEKYELFCRFQGCNHMQEPDCGVKQALAEGKISPSRYENYAIFYEELKNRKKY, encoded by the coding sequence ATGCAGGGAAAAATTATAAAAGGGATTGCCGGCTTCTACTATGTACACGTAATGGAAGCCGGAATCTTTGAGTGTAAGGCAAAAGGAATTTTCAGAAAAGAGAAAATAAAGCCTCTGCCGGGGGACGATGTGGAAATTGATATCATCAGCCGGCAGGAGCAGACCGGAAATATTAAGGGGATTCTGCCCCGTAAGAATGCGCTGATTCGTCCGGCAGTAGCCAATGTGGACCAGGCGCTGGTGATTTTTGCAGTGGATAAGCCCAGACCGAATTTCAACCTGCTGGACCGGTTTCTGATTATGATGGAACAGCAGCAGCTGGAAACGGTAATCTGTTTTAACAAACAGGATCTGGCAGAAGAAGGAGAGATTCAGAGACTCCGGCAGATGTATGAATGCTGCGGTTATCGTGTCCTGTTTGCCAGCGCTGCCAGGAAGCAGGGGCTGGAACCGCTTTTTCAGGTACTGGAGCAGAAGACTACCACGGTGGCAGGGCCTTCCGGCGTGGGCAAATCATCTCTGATCAATCTGCTTCAGCCAAAGGCAGCCATGGAGACGGGGGCCATCAGCGAGAAAATTGAACGGGGTCGGCATACCACCCGTCATTCTCAGCTGATACATGTCCGGGAGCACACATATATTATGGATACTCCTGGGTTCAGTTCCCTGTATCTGACCGGAACAGAAGCACAGGAACTGAAAGGGTATTTCCGGGAATTTGAGAAATATGAGCTTTTTTGCAGGTTCCAGGGCTGCAATCATATGCAGGAGCCGGACTGCGGAGTGAAACAGGCTCTTGCGGAGGGGAAAATCAGTCCTTCCCGTTACGAAAATTATGCGATATTTTACGAAGAACTGAAAAACAGAAAGAAATATTAG
- a CDS encoding thiamine diphosphokinase, with protein sequence MEALIVSGGHLDEEFAVSHMRQHSFDMTIAVDSGMGFFYRQNRMPHYIVGDFDSVKPEILESFRNRTETDASESFQKLQLQSTESADFEKQPEQRQKKPVILQFQPEKDETDTEIAIRTAISQGCDTIHILGATGTRVDHMMGNIHLLGMSMEQGVSCLLLDKYNRIRMINQGLVLKKEEQYGNYVSLLPFTPQVTGLTLTGFKYPLNGYTMECYHSLGVSNEITAEQAEISFQDGVLLVVESRD encoded by the coding sequence ATGGAAGCACTGATTGTCAGCGGCGGGCATCTGGATGAAGAATTTGCCGTTTCCCATATGCGGCAGCATTCCTTTGATATGACCATTGCTGTGGATTCCGGCATGGGATTTTTTTACAGGCAGAACCGGATGCCCCATTATATCGTAGGTGATTTTGATTCGGTAAAACCGGAAATACTTGAGAGCTTCCGGAATCGGACAGAGACAGATGCTTCCGAAAGTTTCCAGAAATTACAATTACAGAGCACAGAATCTGCAGATTTCGAAAAACAGCCGGAACAGAGGCAGAAAAAACCTGTCATACTGCAGTTTCAGCCGGAAAAGGATGAGACGGACACGGAAATTGCCATCCGGACCGCCATCAGCCAGGGATGTGATACCATACATATTCTGGGGGCTACCGGAACCCGTGTGGACCATATGATGGGGAATATCCATCTGCTGGGAATGTCCATGGAGCAGGGGGTGTCCTGTTTGCTGCTGGATAAATACAATCGTATCCGCATGATAAACCAGGGACTGGTGCTGAAAAAAGAAGAACAGTACGGGAATTATGTGTCCCTTCTGCCTTTTACTCCTCAGGTGACAGGCCTTACGCTGACAGGATTCAAATATCCTCTGAACGGTTATACAATGGAATGTTATCATTCCCTGGGAGTCAGCAACGAGATTACGGCAGAACAGGCGGAAATATCCTTTCAGGACGGTGTACTGCTGGTGGTGGAATCCAGGGACTGA
- the rpe gene encoding ribulose-phosphate 3-epimerase codes for MNCLAPSILSADFSRLGQQVKELEEAGAGYLHIDVMDGNFVPNISCGIPVIRSVRPCSGQIFDVHLMVEEPIRYVHEFADCGADIITVHAEACRHLDRTLERVREQGVKTSVALNPATDLSVLEYVLPGLDMVVLMAVNPGFGGQKFIPYVLDKVRNLRHILDDRGLDTDIEVDGGITLSNVGKVLEAGANIVVSGNAVFQGDISENVRKFLKQMGE; via the coding sequence ATGAACTGTTTAGCGCCGTCTATACTGTCAGCGGATTTTTCCCGTCTGGGTCAGCAGGTGAAAGAACTTGAGGAGGCAGGGGCCGGATATCTTCACATTGATGTGATGGATGGAAACTTTGTACCGAATATTTCATGTGGAATACCGGTTATCCGGTCTGTCCGTCCCTGCAGCGGGCAGATTTTTGACGTTCATCTGATGGTGGAAGAACCCATACGTTATGTTCATGAATTTGCAGACTGCGGGGCCGATATTATCACGGTTCACGCAGAGGCATGTCGGCACCTGGACCGGACGCTGGAGAGAGTCCGGGAGCAGGGGGTGAAGACTTCTGTGGCTCTGAATCCGGCCACGGATCTGAGTGTTCTGGAATATGTGCTGCCCGGACTGGATATGGTGGTGCTTATGGCGGTAAATCCGGGATTTGGAGGACAGAAATTCATTCCTTATGTTCTCGATAAAGTTCGGAATCTGCGTCATATTCTGGACGACAGAGGGCTGGATACGGATATTGAGGTAGACGGAGGCATTACTTTGTCCAATGTGGGAAAGGTGCTGGAAGCTGGCGCCAATATCGTGGTATCCGGAAATGCGGTCTTTCAGGGAGATATTTCCGAGAACGTGAGAAAATTTCTGAAACAGATGGGAGAGTGA
- a CDS encoding Uma2 family endonuclease, producing the protein MSALPAEDMSNTYLEHSMVIHNFVIKIGNQIKDSLCRVFGNSVQYQWRENDDKIIIPDVSIICNMRDRKNISFTGIPRFVMEVLSDSTEPYDRTEKMEIYCKAGVSEYWITDWRKKQVEIYMFDWKEDGSSYPYLYKTVTEANKEELQLVMFPDFKITFDELFDIG; encoded by the coding sequence ATGAGCGCTTTACCAGCAGAAGATATGAGTAACACATACCTGGAACATTCCATGGTAATTCACAACTTCGTTATAAAAATCGGAAACCAGATAAAAGACAGCCTGTGCCGGGTATTCGGCAACAGTGTTCAGTATCAGTGGCGTGAAAATGATGATAAGATCATCATACCTGACGTCTCCATCATCTGTAATATGAGAGACCGGAAAAATATATCTTTCACAGGCATTCCCCGCTTTGTCATGGAAGTTCTTTCTGATTCCACGGAACCATACGACAGAACTGAAAAAATGGAAATTTACTGCAAAGCAGGAGTATCCGAATACTGGATTACGGACTGGCGTAAAAAACAGGTTGAAATTTATATGTTTGACTGGAAAGAAGACGGTTCCTCTTATCCTTATCTTTATAAAACTGTCACGGAAGCAAATAAAGAAGAACTGCAGCTTGTGATGTTTCCTGATTTTAAAATCACTTTCGATGAACTCTTTGATATTGGATAA
- the ychF gene encoding redox-regulated ATPase YchF — MKLGIVGLPNVGKSTLFNSLTKAGAESANYPFCTIDPNVGVVTVPDERLKKLGDLYKSRKVTPAVIEFVDIAGLVKGASKGEGLGNQFLSNIREVDAIVHVVRCFEDSNIVHVDGSINPVRDIETINLELIFSDIEILERRIAKTGKGARMDKTLAKELNLLERVKAHLEDGKLAKTFEPEDEDEEGWFREYNLLTAKPVIYAANVAEDDLSDDGAGNGFVQEVRKNAEEEHCEVFVICAQIEQEIAELDEEEKAMFLEELGLAESGLEKLIKASYSLLGLISYLTSGEDETRAWTIKKGTKAPQAAGKIHSDFERGFIRAEVVNYQDLLDCGSLAAAKEKGLVGLEGKEYVVKDGDVILFRFNV, encoded by the coding sequence ATGAAACTTGGAATCGTAGGTTTGCCAAATGTAGGAAAAAGTACGTTATTTAATTCACTGACAAAAGCGGGAGCGGAATCTGCAAATTACCCTTTTTGCACCATAGACCCCAATGTGGGAGTTGTGACTGTGCCCGATGAACGGTTAAAGAAGCTGGGAGATTTGTACAAATCCAGAAAGGTGACGCCGGCAGTCATCGAATTTGTGGATATTGCCGGACTGGTGAAAGGAGCCAGCAAAGGAGAGGGTCTGGGCAATCAGTTTTTGTCCAATATCCGTGAGGTGGACGCCATTGTCCATGTGGTGCGCTGCTTTGAGGACAGCAATATTGTCCATGTGGATGGAAGCATCAATCCGGTACGGGACATTGAAACCATCAACCTGGAACTGATTTTTTCTGATATTGAGATTCTGGAGCGGAGGATTGCAAAAACAGGCAAAGGCGCCCGGATGGATAAGACCCTGGCAAAAGAGCTGAATCTGCTGGAGCGGGTAAAGGCCCATCTGGAAGATGGAAAGCTGGCCAAAACCTTTGAACCGGAAGACGAAGATGAGGAAGGCTGGTTCAGAGAATATAACCTGCTCACTGCAAAACCCGTGATTTATGCGGCAAATGTGGCGGAGGATGATTTATCTGACGACGGAGCAGGCAATGGATTCGTACAGGAAGTACGGAAAAATGCAGAAGAAGAGCACTGTGAAGTGTTTGTTATCTGCGCTCAGATTGAGCAGGAAATTGCAGAGCTGGACGAGGAGGAAAAGGCCATGTTCCTGGAGGAGCTGGGCCTTGCGGAATCCGGTCTGGAGAAGCTGATTAAAGCAAGTTACAGCCTTCTGGGGCTCATCAGTTACTTAACATCAGGTGAAGACGAAACACGGGCATGGACCATCAAAAAGGGTACGAAGGCGCCTCAGGCTGCCGGGAAAATCCATTCTGATTTTGAGCGTGGATTTATCCGGGCCGAAGTGGTAAATTACCAGGATTTGCTGGACTGCGGTTCTCTTGCGGCGGCAAAGGAGAAAGGTCTGGTAGGTCTGGAAGGCAAGGAGTATGTGGTGAAAGACGGTGATGTGATCCTGTTCCGGTTTAACGTATAG
- a CDS encoding N,N'-diacetylchitobiose phosphorylase: MQYGHFDNEKREYVIDRVDLPVSWTNYLGVRDMCVVVNHTAGGYLFYQSPEYHRITRFRGNGVPMDRPGHYVYLRDAEDGDYWSISWQPVGKPLDTAKYSCRHGMSYSVYECDYKGIEASQTLVVPMEDSVELWDVKLKNTTDRERKLSVFSYLEFSFHHVMIDNQNFQMSLYCAGSSYEDGIIEHDLFYEEFGYQYFTGSFEPDGYDCLRDRFLGSYRTEDNPVAVERGRCSGSRELGNNHCGSLQKDLTLAPGEEVRLIFMLGEGNRETGRKIREKYSDYSRVDQVYRQLAAYWEDKFAKLQIQTPSEGMNTMINTWNLYQAEVNIMFSRFASFVEVGGRTGLGYRDTAQDAMTIPHSNPEKCRQRIVELLRGLTGKGYGLHLFQPEWFEPDREKKKKPFKSPTVIPGAKPKDRVHGIEDACSDDALWLVPAIVEYIRETGEVEFADEVVTYADGGEGTVYEHMKRILDFSAEQVGATGICKGLRADWNDCLNLGGGESAMVSFLHYWALGYFIVLAEYFHRDEDVVKYKKIRERVHRVCNEVLWDKEWFIRGVTKNGRKIGTSEDREGRVHLESNAWAVLSGAADEEKGRMAMDSVEQYLFTPYGLMLNAPSYTEPDDDIGFVTRVYPGLKENGSIFSHPNPWAWAAECVLGRGDKAMKFYDAICPCYQNDRIEIRESEPYSYCQFVMGKDHTAFGRARHPFMTGSGGWAYFSATRYMLGIQPRLEELVIDPCIPPDWKGFSAVRRWRGAEFQITVDNPEGVMKGVKTIRLDGQEVEHIPVIEAGTKHQVEITMGA, from the coding sequence ATGCAGTATGGACATTTTGACAACGAAAAAAGAGAATATGTAATTGACCGGGTGGATTTGCCCGTATCCTGGACAAATTATCTGGGAGTCCGGGACATGTGCGTGGTGGTAAATCACACAGCCGGAGGATATCTGTTTTACCAGTCCCCGGAATATCACCGGATTACCAGATTTCGGGGAAATGGGGTGCCCATGGACCGTCCGGGCCACTACGTGTATCTGCGGGATGCAGAAGACGGAGATTACTGGAGTATTTCCTGGCAGCCGGTGGGAAAGCCTCTGGACACAGCAAAATATTCCTGCCGTCATGGCATGAGCTATTCGGTGTATGAGTGTGATTATAAGGGAATCGAAGCCAGCCAGACGCTGGTGGTGCCCATGGAGGATTCGGTGGAACTGTGGGACGTGAAACTGAAAAATACCACAGACAGAGAACGGAAACTCTCGGTGTTCTCCTATCTGGAATTTTCCTTCCATCATGTTATGATTGACAACCAGAATTTCCAGATGAGCCTGTATTGTGCCGGCTCCTCTTATGAGGATGGAATTATTGAGCATGATTTGTTCTATGAGGAATTCGGTTACCAGTATTTTACCGGCAGCTTTGAGCCGGACGGATACGACTGTCTGCGGGACAGATTTCTGGGCAGTTACCGGACAGAGGACAATCCCGTTGCAGTGGAACGGGGGCGCTGCAGCGGTTCCAGGGAGCTGGGTAATAACCACTGCGGCAGCCTGCAGAAAGATCTGACTCTGGCGCCTGGAGAAGAAGTCCGGCTGATTTTCATGCTGGGAGAAGGAAACCGGGAAACCGGCAGGAAGATTCGTGAGAAATACTCGGATTATTCCAGAGTGGATCAGGTTTATCGGCAGCTTGCAGCTTACTGGGAGGATAAATTTGCAAAACTTCAGATACAGACTCCCAGTGAAGGAATGAACACCATGATTAACACCTGGAACCTTTACCAGGCGGAAGTAAATATTATGTTCTCCCGGTTTGCCTCCTTTGTGGAGGTGGGAGGAAGAACCGGCCTTGGTTACCGGGATACGGCCCAGGACGCCATGACCATACCCCATTCCAATCCGGAAAAATGCAGACAGCGTATTGTAGAGCTTTTGCGGGGGCTGACCGGTAAAGGTTACGGGCTGCACCTGTTTCAGCCCGAATGGTTTGAGCCGGACAGGGAGAAAAAGAAAAAGCCCTTCAAATCCCCCACGGTGATTCCCGGTGCAAAACCGAAGGACAGGGTACACGGAATAGAAGACGCCTGTTCGGACGACGCCCTCTGGCTGGTGCCCGCCATTGTGGAATATATCCGGGAGACGGGAGAAGTGGAATTTGCAGATGAAGTGGTTACCTATGCAGACGGAGGGGAAGGAACCGTCTATGAGCATATGAAGCGTATTCTGGATTTTTCCGCAGAGCAGGTGGGAGCCACCGGAATCTGCAAAGGACTTCGGGCAGACTGGAACGACTGTCTGAATCTGGGCGGAGGAGAAAGCGCCATGGTATCCTTTCTCCATTACTGGGCCCTGGGATACTTTATTGTACTGGCAGAGTATTTCCATCGGGACGAAGATGTGGTAAAATATAAGAAAATCAGGGAACGGGTGCACAGGGTCTGCAATGAAGTGCTCTGGGATAAGGAATGGTTTATCCGGGGCGTGACGAAAAACGGCAGGAAGATTGGGACTTCAGAGGACCGGGAAGGCAGGGTACATCTGGAATCCAATGCCTGGGCAGTGCTTTCCGGCGCGGCAGACGAGGAAAAGGGCAGGATGGCCATGGACAGCGTGGAGCAGTATCTGTTTACCCCGTACGGGTTAATGCTGAACGCCCCTTCTTATACGGAGCCTGACGACGATATTGGATTTGTCACCAGGGTCTATCCGGGCCTTAAGGAGAACGGCTCCATTTTCTCCCATCCCAATCCCTGGGCCTGGGCGGCGGAATGTGTGCTGGGCCGGGGTGATAAAGCCATGAAATTCTATGACGCAATCTGCCCCTGTTATCAGAACGACCGCATTGAGATTCGGGAGTCGGAGCCTTACTCTTACTGCCAGTTCGTGATGGGAAAAGACCACACAGCTTTTGGACGGGCCCGCCATCCCTTTATGACAGGAAGCGGCGGCTGGGCTTATTTTTCAGCCACCCGCTATATGCTGGGAATTCAGCCCCGGCTGGAAGAACTGGTAATTGACCCCTGTATTCCTCCGGACTGGAAAGGATTTTCGGCAGTGCGCAGATGGAGAGGCGCGGAGTTTCAGATTACCGTAGACAATCCGGAAGGGGTGATGAAAGGGGTAAAAACCATACGGCTGGACGGACAGGAAGTGGAGCATATTCCGGTGATAGAGGCGGGAACGAAACATCAGGTGGAAATTACTATGGGAGCCTGA
- a CDS encoding Stp1/IreP family PP2C-type Ser/Thr phosphatase, protein MRTFSGTDTGRRRDMNQDYMYISETPVGNLPNLFILADGMGGHNAGDYASRYTVEVIVNAVRNSSEHSPAVVIRRAIAEANQAVMEKARTDIDLEGMGTTVVVATVQDRELCVANVGDSRLYVLGADMEQITKDHSYVQEMVRRGEISPEVARIHPDRNIITRAVGGGREVEVDFFEVELKDGDRILMCSDGLTDMLEDEEIFEIVNENQDIGAAMQELIDTANEYGGNDNITVILTEPFSGEVKIC, encoded by the coding sequence ATGAGGACTTTTTCCGGAACAGATACAGGAAGAAGACGTGATATGAATCAGGATTATATGTATATCTCGGAAACACCGGTTGGGAATCTGCCGAATCTGTTTATTCTGGCAGATGGTATGGGCGGCCATAATGCGGGAGATTATGCGTCCAGATATACCGTGGAAGTAATTGTAAACGCTGTGAGAAACAGCAGCGAGCATTCTCCCGCAGTTGTGATTCGGAGAGCAATTGCAGAGGCAAATCAGGCAGTTATGGAAAAAGCCCGGACAGATATAGATCTGGAGGGTATGGGAACCACCGTGGTGGTGGCCACGGTGCAGGACAGGGAACTGTGCGTGGCCAATGTGGGCGACAGCCGCCTGTATGTGCTTGGAGCGGATATGGAACAGATTACAAAGGATCATTCCTACGTGCAGGAGATGGTGCGCAGAGGGGAAATTTCTCCGGAAGTGGCCAGAATCCATCCGGACCGGAATATTATCACCAGAGCTGTCGGCGGAGGCCGGGAGGTTGAGGTGGATTTTTTTGAGGTGGAGTTAAAAGACGGGGACAGGATTCTGATGTGTTCCGACGGATTGACGGATATGCTGGAAGATGAGGAAATTTTTGAAATTGTAAATGAAAATCAGGACATTGGGGCAGCCATGCAGGAGCTGATAGATACGGCCAATGAATATGGCGGAAATGATAATATTACAGTGATTTTGACAGAACCATTTTCAGGTGAGGTGAAAATATGTTAA
- a CDS encoding MATE family efflux transporter: MKAESRRFYHALASLVIPITIQNFITNAVNSADVFMLGYVGQTELSAVSLANQFQFLLSGVFFGISSGVTMLASQYWGKKDTNSIQAVMGIAIKIAFVITTVLAVGALTVPAALMRIYTNDEVLISIGAGYLRIIGVSYICMSFSQVYLCALRSMERAPLSTVISTTALLMNIVLNAVFIFGIGGAPKLGVMGVAIGTVTARIAELLLCLADAVRGKVFRIDLKIMFGRHKLLLQDFFKYAVPALINDCAWTVAFSLYSAIMGHMNADVVAASSVASTVRNLCTILCFALGAGASVLLGIEIGEGKLEVVKRDARRSCLVTLAVGILTGIVLLLIRPLVFMFFSLTEQAGGYLDFMLLISAYYVVGQAMNTLLIAGIFRAGGDSRFGMICDIIVMWFISVPLGFISAFVLKLPPMAVYFILCLDEFWKIPVVYRHYKSFRWLKDITREWEG; encoded by the coding sequence ATGAAAGCAGAGAGCAGGCGTTTTTATCATGCACTGGCGTCGCTGGTGATACCGATTACCATTCAGAACTTTATTACCAATGCGGTCAACTCCGCAGACGTATTTATGCTGGGCTATGTGGGCCAGACTGAGCTGTCGGCGGTATCCCTGGCCAATCAGTTCCAGTTTCTTCTGTCCGGCGTTTTTTTCGGAATTTCTTCCGGCGTTACCATGCTGGCGTCCCAGTACTGGGGGAAGAAGGATACCAACTCCATACAGGCGGTCATGGGAATTGCCATAAAAATTGCTTTTGTGATTACAACTGTTCTGGCAGTGGGAGCATTGACTGTTCCTGCAGCTCTTATGCGGATTTATACCAACGATGAAGTGCTGATTTCCATTGGAGCCGGGTATCTGAGGATTATCGGCGTTTCCTATATCTGCATGAGTTTTTCCCAGGTGTACCTGTGCGCTCTGCGCAGTATGGAGCGGGCCCCTTTAAGCACTGTTATCAGCACTACGGCGCTGCTTATGAATATTGTGCTGAATGCGGTATTTATCTTTGGAATCGGCGGCGCGCCGAAGCTGGGCGTGATGGGGGTTGCCATCGGAACGGTGACGGCCCGGATTGCGGAACTATTGCTGTGTCTTGCGGATGCTGTACGGGGAAAAGTATTTCGGATAGACCTTAAAATTATGTTTGGCCGCCATAAACTGCTGCTTCAGGACTTTTTCAAATACGCTGTTCCGGCCCTGATTAATGACTGCGCCTGGACCGTGGCTTTTTCCCTGTATTCAGCCATTATGGGCCATATGAACGCGGATGTGGTGGCGGCCAGCTCTGTGGCTTCCACCGTACGTAATCTCTGTACCATTCTGTGTTTTGCTCTGGGAGCCGGGGCCTCTGTGCTTCTGGGAATCGAGATTGGAGAGGGAAAACTGGAAGTAGTGAAACGGGATGCCAGACGCTCCTGTCTTGTGACTCTGGCAGTGGGCATACTGACCGGGATTGTGTTGCTGCTGATTCGCCCTCTGGTGTTTATGTTCTTCTCTCTGACGGAGCAGGCCGGCGGATATCTGGATTTCATGCTTTTGATCAGTGCTTATTATGTGGTGGGACAGGCTATGAATACCCTGCTGATTGCAGGTATTTTCCGGGCGGGAGGCGATTCCCGGTTCGGCATGATATGCGATATCATTGTGATGTGGTTTATCAGCGTGCCATTGGGATTTATTTCGGCTTTTGTGCTGAAACTGCCGCCCATGGCGGTGTATTTTATCCTCTGTCTGGATGAATTCTGGAAAATTCCTGTGGTGTACCGCCATTATAAGAGCTTCCGCTGGCTGAAGGACATTACCAGAGAATGGGAGGGGTAG
- the pknB gene encoding Stk1 family PASTA domain-containing Ser/Thr kinase yields MLREGIYLGDRYEIVGKAGSGGMADVYKAKDHTLGRFVGIKVLKPEFSEDVNFVTKFRTEAQSAAVLEHPNIVNIYDVGSENSIHYIVMEYVEGITLKTYIEKKGQLSFKEAVSIAIQVGRGIEAAHNKHIIHRDIKPQNIIISTEGKVKVTDFGIARVANTNTINSDVMGSVHYASPEQARNGFVDEKTDIYSLGIVMYEMVTGRVPFDGESTVAVAIQHLQEEMVVPSAYAPGLPVSIEKIILKCTQKSPDRRYNSISDLLMDLKKALISPDEDFVVMVPLGQQDKTRVMKPDEVESIKEQTRSIYYQEEKEEEEDEPEEDEDDEGFLNPKMEKAVTIMGIVAAIIIVVIIVYIGGSFLGLFKFGDKKKEEKKPEEDQVQQEEESEKVEMIDLKGYTYDEAQDALNTIHLGIKRGGEESSEEYPEGQIISQSEEAGTMVDKNTTIQVIISSGVGEFDVPDVKGKPKSEAESTLRNAGLVPVFDYQFDDSIPNDQVISQSPDAGARAKKGDTVTVMLSKGRETFQVPDVRNKPEAEAREELAAAGIEVVSTSSDYADDIPEGNVISQSLTPGKTVEKGTQITLVISLGRKITTTYYSLNNYSIELPNFIPDNATRVEARITLYKSEGDDVIGSWKATSFPYTVNASNIENCSQGYFVIDWKWTYLDEDDAEITEEDQTTKEGIAFTQN; encoded by the coding sequence ATGTTAAGAGAGGGAATCTATCTGGGAGACAGATATGAAATAGTAGGAAAAGCAGGGTCCGGAGGAATGGCGGACGTCTACAAAGCAAAAGACCATACCCTTGGCCGTTTTGTGGGCATTAAGGTGCTGAAACCGGAATTTTCCGAAGACGTGAATTTTGTCACGAAGTTCCGGACGGAGGCTCAGTCCGCGGCGGTACTGGAACATCCCAATATTGTGAATATTTATGATGTGGGAAGTGAGAATTCCATCCACTATATTGTTATGGAATATGTGGAAGGAATTACCCTGAAAACCTACATTGAGAAGAAAGGGCAGCTTTCTTTTAAAGAAGCTGTCAGCATTGCCATTCAGGTGGGCCGGGGCATCGAAGCGGCCCATAACAAACATATTATTCACCGGGATATTAAGCCACAGAATATTATTATTTCCACAGAGGGCAAGGTCAAAGTGACGGATTTCGGTATTGCAAGGGTGGCAAATACCAATACCATCAATTCTGACGTGATGGGTTCCGTCCATTATGCTTCTCCGGAACAGGCCAGAAACGGATTTGTAGATGAGAAAACAGACATCTATTCGCTGGGAATTGTTATGTACGAGATGGTAACCGGGCGGGTGCCTTTTGACGGGGAATCCACCGTGGCGGTGGCTATTCAGCATTTGCAGGAAGAAATGGTGGTGCCCAGCGCCTATGCGCCAGGTCTGCCTGTGAGCATTGAGAAAATTATTTTAAAGTGTACGCAGAAAAGCCCTGACAGGCGTTACAACAGTATCAGTGATTTGCTGATGGATTTAAAAAAGGCCCTGATCAGTCCGGATGAGGATTTTGTAGTGATGGTGCCTCTGGGGCAGCAGGATAAGACAAGAGTTATGAAGCCCGACGAGGTGGAGAGTATCAAAGAGCAGACCAGAAGTATTTATTACCAGGAAGAGAAAGAAGAGGAAGAAGACGAGCCGGAAGAGGACGAGGATGACGAGGGATTTCTGAATCCCAAAATGGAGAAAGCAGTGACCATTATGGGAATTGTGGCGGCCATTATTATTGTGGTGATTATTGTGTATATCGGTGGCAGTTTCCTGGGGCTGTTTAAATTCGGCGACAAAAAGAAAGAAGAGAAGAAGCCGGAAGAGGATCAGGTCCAACAGGAAGAAGAATCTGAAAAAGTGGAAATGATTGACCTGAAAGGTTACACTTACGATGAGGCGCAGGATGCCCTGAATACAATACATCTCGGCATTAAAAGAGGCGGCGAGGAGTCCTCTGAGGAATATCCGGAAGGCCAGATTATATCCCAGAGCGAGGAAGCGGGCACTATGGTGGATAAGAATACCACCATACAGGTCATTATCAGCAGCGGTGTGGGAGAATTTGATGTGCCGGATGTGAAAGGGAAACCCAAAAGCGAAGCAGAGTCCACGTTGCGGAATGCAGGTCTGGTGCCTGTATTTGATTACCAGTTTGACGATTCCATTCCCAACGACCAGGTTATTTCCCAGAGCCCGGACGCCGGAGCCAGGGCAAAGAAGGGAGATACGGTTACGGTAATGCTCAGCAAAGGCCGGGAGACCTTCCAGGTGCCGGATGTGCGGAACAAACCGGAGGCAGAAGCCAGGGAAGAACTGGCGGCGGCGGGGATTGAAGTGGTCAGCACTTCTTCTGATTATGCAGACGATATCCCCGAAGGCAATGTAATCAGCCAGAGTCTTACACCGGGCAAAACAGTGGAAAAGGGTACCCAGATTACGCTGGTTATCAGCCTGGGCAGGAAGATAACCACCACATATTATTCACTGAATAATTATTCCATCGAACTGCCGAATTTCATTCCGGATAATGCAACCCGTGTGGAAGCCAGAATTACTCTGTACAAATCAGAGGGGGATGACGTAATCGGCAGCTGGAAAGCCACATCCTTCCCCTATACGGTAAATGCGTCCAATATTGAGAACTGCAGTCAGGGATATTTTGTCATTGACTGGAAATGGACGTATCTGGATGAAGACGATGCGGAAATTACCGAAGAAGACCAGACCACGAAAGAAGGCATTGCATTTACACAGAATTAA